In the Aliarcobacter cryaerophilus genome, one interval contains:
- a CDS encoding phage portal protein family protein codes for MSKKNKKTFTNNKQQTVKVRDLTRYKNILKPLFELPVHNSWLDDETIDKIMRDGTVIAAIGNRKASTLKKEILIECENKSYKEALEDAFSFNVIDSILDIPYYGFGVYEINWSVNNGIIIPTLHERNYKNFILDNGKLKFNGLGYAEDIPFDKAIAATYKAKPNKPYGQPLIQTLFWLVEFKNASLQFWVELLERFGTPWVIGKTEGDKNALADEIYNMLGGDGAVLDTEDDIKIETVKDGGNFKELVEYIDNQIREVILGGNLTANVKGGSLAAANVHNEVREDLAQADENIVNQIIRELIWTFQKVNNTQHQIKGKLKDKDDPNKELADRDKVIHDMGFKPTKEYIEATYNIKVIEIEQKNNSLIANSNISASERNLAEQVLRKANPIILNKLPQDELDRNLNNIDFSNLALTFHKQILEIVNKSESYEEMLDNLFKAYPTFDTKELEDSLNQYLANASLLGVASIEDENPNG; via the coding sequence ATGTCTAAAAAAAATAAAAAAACATTTACAAACAATAAACAACAAACAGTAAAAGTAAGAGACCTTACAAGATACAAAAATATTTTAAAGCCACTTTTTGAGTTACCTGTTCATAACAGTTGGCTAGATGATGAGACAATAGATAAAATTATGAGAGATGGTACTGTGATTGCTGCTATTGGAAATAGAAAAGCTAGCACTTTGAAAAAAGAGATCTTAATTGAGTGTGAAAATAAAAGTTATAAAGAAGCTTTAGAAGATGCATTTAGCTTTAATGTAATAGATTCAATTTTAGATATTCCATATTATGGATTTGGAGTATATGAGATAAATTGGAGTGTAAATAATGGCATTATTATTCCAACTTTACATGAAAGAAACTATAAAAATTTTATTCTAGATAATGGAAAACTCAAATTTAATGGTTTGGGATATGCTGAAGATATACCTTTTGATAAAGCTATTGCTGCAACCTATAAAGCAAAACCAAATAAACCTTATGGACAACCTCTAATTCAAACTCTTTTTTGGTTAGTTGAGTTTAAAAATGCATCTTTACAATTTTGGGTGGAGTTACTTGAGAGATTTGGAACTCCTTGGGTGATTGGTAAAACTGAAGGTGATAAAAATGCTTTAGCAGATGAAATTTATAATATGCTTGGTGGTGATGGAGCTGTATTAGATACTGAAGATGATATAAAAATAGAGACTGTAAAAGATGGTGGAAATTTTAAAGAGCTAGTTGAATATATAGATAATCAAATAAGAGAAGTAATTTTAGGTGGAAATTTAACTGCAAATGTAAAAGGTGGAAGTTTAGCAGCTGCTAATGTTCATAATGAAGTGAGAGAAGATTTAGCTCAAGCTGATGAAAATATTGTAAATCAAATCATAAGAGAGCTTATTTGGACTTTTCAAAAAGTAAATAACACTCAGCATCAAATAAAAGGTAAATTAAAAGATAAAGATGATCCAAACAAAGAACTAGCAGATAGAGACAAAGTTATTCATGATATGGGATTCAAACCTACAAAAGAGTATATAGAGGCAACTTATAACATCAAAGTTATTGAAATAGAACAAAAGAATAATAGCTTAATAGCCAATAGTAACATTTCAGCTTCAGAGCGAAACCTTGCAGAGCAAGTGTTGAGAAAAGCAAATCCAATTATTCTAAATAAACTTCCACAAGATGAGCTAGATAGAAATTTAAACAATATAGATTTTTCAAACTTGGCACTTACATTTCACAAGCAAATTTTAGAAATAGTAAATAAAAGTGAAAGTTACGAAGAGATGCTGGATAATCTTTTTAAAGCTTACCCTACTTTTGATACAAAAGAGCTAGAAGATAGTTTAAATCAATATCTTGCTAATGCTTCACTTTTAGGAGTTGCTTCAATAGAGGATGAAAATCCAAATGGTTAA
- a CDS encoding DUF1804 family protein: MTKLSNADRNRILARSLFVDANKSYADIALALEVSDKTVANYQSKDKSEGFDWLTLRASKHIKETQETKENMYSMFINYMYQTLKEIRENEEMSVENKAQMIVSLGDSFSKMGKIARQEDPEAYKLGIIKVTIEKILTSLKRELSVDCMEKVIETVYEIQEELANVTI; this comes from the coding sequence ATGACTAAATTATCAAATGCAGATAGAAATAGAATTTTAGCTAGAAGCTTATTTGTAGATGCAAATAAAAGCTATGCAGATATAGCTCTTGCTTTAGAAGTTAGTGATAAAACAGTTGCTAATTATCAAAGTAAAGATAAATCTGAAGGTTTTGATTGGCTTACATTAAGAGCTTCAAAGCATATCAAAGAGACTCAAGAAACAAAAGAAAATATGTACTCAATGTTTATTAATTACATGTATCAAACTCTAAAAGAGATTAGAGAAAATGAAGAAATGAGCGTTGAAAATAAAGCTCAAATGATTGTAAGTCTAGGTGATAGTTTTTCAAAAATGGGAAAAATTGCAAGACAAGAAGATCCTGAAGCTTATAAACTTGGAATTATAAAAGTAACTATTGAAAAAATATTAACTTCTTTAAAAAGAGAACTTAGTGTTGATTGCATGGAAAAAGTAATAGAGACAGTTTATGAAATTCAAGAGGAACTAGCAAATGTCACTATTTGA